The DNA segment CCGGAACACAGGGGAAGGGTCGTGGTGCCGGATCCAGGCGAGCGGCTCCGCGTGGTGGTCTACCGCAAGACGCCCCCCAAAGGGAAGTTCGAGGCGGAGACCGAAGTGCTGGAACGGAAGGATCCGGTGGCCGGGCGCCTCGCGCTGGAGCGGCCCGCCTCGTGGGAGCGCCACCAGCTCCGGGAGTTCGTCCGCATCCCCCTGATGATGCGGGTGCAGGTGGAGCGCCGGACCGGGGACGCGTGGTCCAAGGCGGTGCCGGTGAGCGCGATCGACCTCTCGGGCGGCGGCCTCATGCTGCACGTGCCCGCGTACGAGACCCTGCGGCTGGGCAGGGGGCACTGGCTGCGCATCACCCTGGCCCTTCCCCAGGGAGCGATTCAGGTGCAGGGCGACGTGGTGCGGGTGATCCCGGCCGAGGACGGATCCACTCGCTACGCCGTCCGGTTCCAGCAGATCAGCGAGCGAGACCGTGACCGGATCATCGGCTTCGTGCTGCAGGAAGAGATCCGCCAGAGGAAGCTCATCGACTAAACGGGACATCGGGTGGGGATGGCATGGCGAGGCAGGTGGAGGCCAGGGCCTTCGGCGAATCCGAGCTTTGGCAGGCGTTCAAGCAGACCCGGGACCCTGAGGTGCGCGAGCGGCTCATCCTGCGCTACGCCTCGCTGGTGAAGTACGTCGCGGGTCGCATCGCCATCGGACTGCCCCGCTCCGTGGACTTCGACGATCTGTTGAGCTACGGCATATTCGGGCTCATCGACGCGGTGGAGAAGTTCGACCCGCAGCGGGAGGTCAAGTTCGAGACGTACGCCATCGCCCGGATCCGGGGGGCGATCCTGGACGGGCTCCGCTCCACCGACTGGATCCCGCGCTCGGTCCGCCAGAAGGCCCGGGAGCTGGAGGAGACGGTGGCGGCCCTGGAAAGCCGCCTGGGCCGGGCGGCGGGCGATGCGGAGATCGCCGCGGCCCTCCACCTCTCCATGGACGAGTACCACCAGCTTCTGTCGGACATCCAGGCCACCACCGTGCTCTCCCTGGAGGAAGCGTGGAGCCAGCAAGGGGAAGAGGAAGGCCTCCGGGTTCGGGAGACCGTGGCCGATCCCACCAGCGAGGACCCCGAGGAACGGATCGCCAACCGCGAGATGAAAGCCGAGCTGGTGGAGGCGCTGGACCGCCTTCCCGAGAGGGAGCGCCTGGTCATCACCCTCTACTACTACGAAGGCCTCACCCTCAAGGAGATCGGCCGCGTCCTGGGCGTCTCCGAATCCCGCATCTCCCAGATCCACACCAAAGCCGTCGTCCGCCTCCGCGCCCACCTGTCCTAGACGTCGCAACGCCGCGCCGGCCGAAACCCTCCGGCCCCACGCGCGACGCCCGGCCGTTGCTTGTCGCCCCCCAAGCCCTGTGGTATACTAGGCCGCGGTGCATCTCACACGGTTCCCGACGCCCGGGGTGGTGCCCCGACGGGGTTCCTCGGGCGGGTGAAGGAGCCGGAGGTTCGAAACCCGAGAGGAGGTGAGCGGGCCTGGCTGTCGTCAGCATGAAGCAGCTCCTGGAGTCAGGAGTGCACTTCGGCCATCAGACCCGCCGTTGGAACCCCAAGATGAAGCCGTTCATCTTCACGGAGAGGAACGGCATCTACATCATCGACCTTCAGAAGACCGTCCGGATGGTAGAGCAAGCCTACGCGTTCGTGCGCGACACGGTGGCCCAGGGCGGCACCGTGCTCTTCGTGGGCACCAAGAAGCAGGCGGCTCAGACCATCAAGGAAGAAGCCGAGCGGTGCGGCATGTTCTACGTCAACCAGCGCTGGCTGGGAGGCACCCTCACCAACTATCAGACGATCCGCACCCGCATCGAGCGGCTCCACCGTCTGGAAGAGATGGAGAAGGACGGCACGTTCAGCCGCCTGCCCAAGAAGGAAGTCCTGCAGCTGCGCAAGGAGAAGGAGCGCCTGGACCGGTACCTGGGCGGCATCAGCCAGATGTGGCGCGTGCCCGAGGCCCTTTTCGTGGTCGACCCCCGCAAGGAGCGGATCGCGGTGGCCGAGGCGCGAAAGATGCACATCCCCATCGTGGCCATCGTCGACACCAACTGCGATCCCGACGAGATCGACTACATCATCCCCGGCAACGACGACGCCATCCGGGCGGTGCGGCTCTTGACCAGCCGCATGGCGGACGCGGTGCTCGAGGGGTCGGAGGGCCGCCAGGAGGTCGAAGCGGCCCCGACCCCCGCAAGGACCGCGGCGGAGGTGGCCGCGCCCGACGGTGAGGCCGGCGAGGACTTCGTCGAATCCGAGGCAGACACCGAGGAGCAGGTCGTAGAGGTCTAGGCGAACGGGCAGGGGAGACGCCCCGTCCCATTCGTCTGCCCAGGAAACCCGCGCGGCAGGACGCGCCAAGGAGTGGAAGCGATATGCCCGAGGTCACGGCGACCCTGGTGAAAGAACTGCGGGAGCGCACCGGCGCCGGGATGATGGACTGCAAGCAGGCCCTCACGCAGGCAGGCGGCAACATGGAGGAGGCGACCCGGATCCTGCGGGAGAAGGGCCTCGCGCAGGCCGCCAAGCGGGCGGGACGCGTCGCGAGCGAGGGTCTGGTGGACGCGTACATCCACGGGGACGGGCGAATCGGTGTACTGATCGAGGTCAACTGCGAAACGGACTTCGTCGCCAAGACCGAGGCCTTCCGTACCCTCGCGCGCGACCTGGCCATGCAGGTGGCGGCGGCCCGCCCGGACTACGTCCGGCGCGAGGACGTCCCCGCCGGGGTGGTCGAGCGCGAGCGGGACATCTACCGGGCCGCCGCGCGCAACGAGGGGAAGCCGGAGCACGTTCTCGACAAGATTGTGAGCGGCCGGCTGGAGAAGTTCTACCAGGAACGCTGCCTCCTGGAGCAGCCCTTCGTGAAGGATCCCGACCGGAGCGTGGGCCAACTCGTGCAGGAAGTCGCGGCACGCCTTGGCGAAAATGTGACCGTGCGGCGTTTCGCTCGCTTCGAGCGGGGCGAGGGCGTCTCCCCTGCGGCGAACGGTGAGGCCTGACCAACAGGGCCCCGGCGGGCTCCCGGTCGTGGTGCCGCCAGGCGGGGCGCAGCAGGGGTGAGGACGGTGGAAGAGCCCAGGTACCGCCGCGTGGTGGTGAAGCTGAGCGGCGAGGCCCTCGCGGGCGAGGGCACCTTCGGCATCGAGGTGGCCACGGTCAACCGTCTGGCCGAGGAGGTGCTGTCGGTGGTCCGCATGGGCGTGCAGGTGGCCGCGGTCGTGGGCGGCGGGAACATCTGGCGGGGCGCCGCGGCCGGACACGCGGGGTTGGACCGGAGCACCGCCGACTACATGGGCATGCTCGCCACCGTCATCAACGCGCTGGCCCTGCAGGCGGCCCTGGAGGCGCGGGGCGCCGAGACCCGGGTGCAGAGCGCCATCGAGATGCGCCAGATCGCTGAGCCCTACATCCGCCGCAGGGCCGTCCGCCACCTGGAGAAGGGGCGCGTGGTGATCCTGGCGGCGGGCACGGGCAACCCCTTCTTCTCGACGGACACCGCAGCCGCCCTGCGCGCGGCCGAGCTGGAGGCGGACGTGATCCTCATGGCCAAGCGAGGGGTCGACGGTATCTACGACGCGGACCCCCGCCTGGAACCCTCGGCCCGGAAGTACGAGCAGATCGAGTACCTGGACCTCTTGCAGCAGGGTCTCGGCGTGATGGATTCCACCGCTGCCTCGCTCTGCATGGAGAACGGCATCCCCATCATCGTCTTCGACTTCGCCGCACCGGGCGCGCTCCGGCGCGTCTGCCTGGGGGAGAAGATCGGTACGCTCGTCGGAGGAGGGGAGCGACATGACCGAGGCTGAGATCCTGAGCACCACCGAGGAGCGGATGAAGGGAGTCATCCAGTCGGCCCGGCGGGACTTCGGTGCGATCCGGACCGGCCGGGCAAGCCCCACCCTTCTGGATCGGGTGCAGGTGGAGTACTACGGAACCCTCACGCCCCTGAACCAGCTTGCGACCGTCTCGGCCCCGGAACCCCGGCAGCTCCTGATCCAGCCGTGGGACAAGAACGTGGTCAAGAGCGTCGAGCGCGCGATCCTCCAGTCGGACCTGGGGCTCACCCCCAGCTCGGACGGGAACGTTCTGCGGATCACCATTCCCGAGCTGACCGAGGACCGGCGCAAGGAGCTGGTCCGGGTGGTCCGCAAGACGGCGGAGGAAAAGCGGGTGGCCGTGCGAAACCTCCGGCGGGAGGCGAACGAGCGCGTCCGGGCGGCCCAGAAGGATGGCGAGATGAGCGAGGACGAAGCGCGCCGGCTCGAGGAGAAGGTCCAGCAGCTCACCGACCGCTACGTGGCCGAGGTGGACGCCCTGCTGGAGCACAAGGAGCACGAGATCCTCGAGGTGTGATGCGCGCGCCGGACGTGCTCGGGATGGAATGGGAGGAAGCGGAAGAGCTTCTGAGGGAAGCCGGATGGGTACCGGCCCTGGAGCGGACGGGCGCGCCCGCTTCCTCGGCGCGTCCGGGCGAGCGGCTGCGGGTGGTGCGGGTGACCCAGGGCCCCGGCCAAGCGGTGACGGTGCTCGTCGCGCCCGAGCGGTTCCTCGAGCGAAGGCCGCCGCCGGAGCCGGCGGGCCGGTGAGCGCCAACGGTGCTCCGCAGCGGGGCCTGCCCCGGCACGTGGCCATCATCATGGACGGCAACGGGCGCTGGGCCCAGCAGCGGGGGCTCTTGCGGGAGGCGGGGCACGAGAGGGGCACCGAGGCGCTTCGCCGGGTGGTGCGCGCCTGCGTGGAGCGCGGGATCCCCTATCTGACCGTCTATGCGTTCTCCACCGAGAACTGGGAGCGCCCGCGGCGGGAAGTGGCGGCGCTCATGCGCCTCCTGGACCGGGTGTTGGTACGCGAGGTCGACGAGCTGGCCGCCAGGGGGGTTCGGGTGCAAGTGCTGGGACGGCGGGACGGCTTGTCGCGCGCGCTGCTGCACCGCATCGAGCGGGCGTGCCGCCGCACCGAGGCGAACGGCGCCCTGGTGCTGAGCGTGGCGTGGAACTACGGAGGGCGGGCGGAGATCGTGGACGCGGCCCGCGCCCTGGCGCGGGAGGTGGCGGCCGGCCGCCTGGAACCTGAGGCGATCGACGAGGCCCTCTTCGCCGGGCGCCTCTACAGCGCGGGGATCCCCGACCCGGACCTGGTCATCCGCACCGGGGGCGAGTACCGGATCAGCAACTTCCTCCTCTGGCAGGTGGCCTACGCGGAGCTGTGGGTCACGCCGGTGCTCTGGCCCGATTTTACCGAGGAGCACTTGGACGCGGCCCTGGACGCGTACCGGCGCCGCTCGCGGCGGTTCGGCCGCGTCCTGGACGTGCCACCGGCATGAGGCGACCGGCGGCGGCGGGGGTTCCCCGCGAGGCAGGCGGCGCCACGCTTCGCGCGAGGGTCGTCACCGGCGTGCTGGGAGCCCCCGTGATGCTCGCGGCCCTCTGGGGCGGGGGGGCGTTCTGGCTTGGGCTGGTGGCGGTGGTCGGGCTCCTGGGGGTGCCGGAGGTCGCGCACTTGTACGGGCGGGAGCGGTGGAAGGCCCCACCCGACGTGCTGGCGCTGGCCGTTCTGCTTCCCATCGCGTTCGCATACCATGCGGGCGGGAAGCTGGCCTGGCCGGGTGGACCCCTGGTCGCAGCCCTCGCCCTGCCGGTGGTCTACGCCCTCCTCCGGGAGCTCTTCCGGGCTGAGCCGCGCCTGCTCACGGCCGCGGCCGTGGCCTCGGTGACCGTTCTCTACTGGGGAGGTCTCCTGGCCCACCTGGTGCTCCTGCGCGCTCTGCCCCTGGGCCTCGCGTACGGGCTGGTGCTGGTCGCCGGAACCTGGGGCGCCGACATCGCCGCGTACGCGGTCGGGCGCCGGTGGGGCCGCAGGCCGCTGGCCCCTCGTCTCAGCCCCGGCAAGACGGTGGAGGGAACGGCCGCGGGCCAAGGCGTGGGGTTCGCAGCAGCGGCCGCGACCGGGTGGCTGCTGGGGCTCGGCACGACCGGCTCCCTCATCGCCGGGGCGGCGGTGGTGGTCTCCGCCGCGCTGGGAGACCTGGTGGAGTCCGGGCTGAAGCGCGAGGCCGGGGTGAAGGACTCAGGCGCCCTCCTGCCGGGCCACGGGGGCGTCCTCGACCGGTTCGACAGCCTTCTCATCGCTGGGACCCTCCTTTACTACGTGGCGTTGGCGCAACAAGGGCTGCTCTGACTCGATCCCGCCCGGCCCCCAGGAGGCACGGCCGTGACGCGCTCGAAGGGCTGGGTTGTCGCTGCGGCAGGCGCGGGGGTTGGCTTGCTCCTCTTCTATCTCCTCCTCCCCCACCTGGGACCTTTGGTGCTGGGCCTGCTCCTGGCCGTGCTCATCGACCGCCCCGTGACCGCCCTCGAGCGCCGGGGGCTGGGGCGGGGCGTGGCCGCCCTCGCGGTGCTGGCGGGTTCCGCCCTGGGAATGGCAGCGCTGGTGGGGTGGGTGGGCTCGGCACTCTTCGGGGAGGTCCGCGAGCTGGCCGGTGCCCTGCCGCAGCTGCGCGCTGCCCTGGAGCGGGGAGGGAGCGGGCCTGCCGCGGTCGCGGGCGCGTGGACCGAGGCGCTTCCGCCCCTGCTGCAAGGGCTGGCCCAGCGGGCGCTGGAGTCGGCCTACGGAGCCGCCGGCCAGTGGGTGGAGGCGGCGGTGCGGGCGCTGGCGCGGGCCCCGTCGCTGGTCTGGCCCCTGGCTGTGGCCACGATGGTGGCCTACTTTGCGAGCCGCGACCGGCGGCTGCTCGCGGGCGCGGTGGTGGCCTACACCCCTCCCGATCTCCGGCGCCGGGCCGCTCGCCTGCGGAGCCGTCTCCTCCTGCAGGTGGCGGCCTTCCTGCACGCCCAGCTCCTGCTGGTCACCCTCTCGGCGATCCTCTCCTCCCTGGCCTTGCTCGCGCTGGGCTCTCCCTACGCCCTGAGCCTGGGCCTCCTGGCGGGTCTCCTGGACCTGGTCCCCTTCCTGGGCCCCACGGCGGTCTTCGGGGTGCTGGCGGCGGTGCGGGCCCTGCAGGGCGCGCCCGTGGGCGCGCTGGCGGCAGCAGCGGCGGGCCTCGGGGTCTTCGCGGCCCGGCAGGCGGCCGAGCCCCGCGTGGTGGCAGGGCGCACCCAGCTCCACCCGCTGACGGTGGTGCTCGCGGTCTATCTGGGCAGCCGGCTCCTGGGCCTCATGGGGTTCTTGCTGGGGCCGGTCCTGGCCCTGGCGGTGAAGGCGCTCCTGGTGGAGGGGCGGCGCTGAGCTCCGCGGGCCGGCCGTGTGCCCGCCGATGGCCTGGCCGGGTGGCTCCGGCGTTCCGTGCGTTGGTCGAGGCGAGGGCCTGTGGTATAATACCGCAGGGGTGGAGGGATGTCCGTCAAACGGGTCGTTCTCCTGGGGGCCACGGGCTCCATCGGCCGGCAGGTGCGGGCTGTGGTGGCCGATCACCCGGGCCGGTTGGAGCTGGTGGGGATGGCTGCGGGCCGCCGGGTGGACGATCTGGTCCAGGCTGCGTCCGAGCAGGCCCCCGGGTTCGGCGTGCGCTGGCTGAACGTCCCTTCGCCCGAGGTCCGGGAGCGTCTCAGGCGCCTGCTTCCCGCCTCCGTCGCCCACGGGGTGGAGATCACCGTGGGGGAGGCCGGCATGGTGCAGATGGCCCAGGCCGCCGAGGTGGACATAGTGGTGGTGGCCGTGGTCGGCTTCGCCGGCCTGGCTCCCACTCTGGCGGCGCTCCGGGCGGGCAAGACCGTGGCGCTGGCCACGAAGGAGAGCCTGGTGGCGGGGGGCCACCTGGTCCGGGAAGCGCTGCAGCAGGGGGGCGGCACCCTTCTGCCGGTGGACAGCGAGCACAGCGCGCTCTGGCAGCTCCTGGAAGGCGAGCGCGGGCGTCCCGAGCGGCTCTATCTGACGGCGTCGGGCGGTCCCTTCCGGACCGCGGCCCGGGCGGAGATGGCCCAGGCGACCGTCGCCCAGGCGCTCCAGCACCCCACCTGGTCCATGGGGCCCAAGATCACCGTGGACTCGGCCACGCTGATGAACAAGGGCTTCGAGGTGATCGAGGCCCGCTGGCTCTTCGACGTAGGGTGGGACCGCATCGAGGTGGTGGTTCACCCCGAGAGTGTGGTGCACGCCCTGGTGGCCTGGTCGGACGGCTCCCTCACCGCGCAGCTCGCGACGCCCCACATGCGGCTTCCGGTGGAGCGGGCGCTCCTCTTTCCCGAGACGGCCCACGGTTCCGTGCCGGCACTGGACCCGGCCCGGCTGGGTGCGCTCCACTTCGAGCCGGCGGACCGTGAGCGCTTCCCGCTCCTGGAGGCCGCGTACCGGGCGGGGCGGCTGGGCGGCACCTACCCGGCCGTCCTGAACGCCGCCGACGAGGTGGCTGTCCAGGCCTTCCTGGACGGGCGCCTGCGGCTGGTGGAGATCGAGACGGTGGTGCACCAGGTGCTGGAGCGCCATCAGGGCGTGCAGGCGCCGGACCTGGAGCAGGTCCGCCAGGCGGACCAGTGGGCGCGCCAGCAGGCCGAGGGCCTCTGCCAGGCCCTGGCCGAAAGGAGCGGGGTTCGATGAACTCCCTTGTGGCCTTCGTGCTCGTCTTTGGAACGATCGTCTTCTTTCACGAGCTGGGTCATTACGGCACGGCCAAGCTCCTGGGCATCGGCGTGCACGAGTTCTCGGTGGGGTTCGGCCCCGCGCTGGTGAGCCGGCGCTGGCGGGGCACCCGGTACTCGGTGCGGATCGTTCCCCTGGGCGGCTTCTGCAAGCTGGCGGGCATGGAGCCCGTCGAGGACGAGCAGATGGGGCTGCAGCCCCAGGACCCGCGCCACTTCGGGGGCCGGCCGCTCTGGCAGCGGACCCTGGTCATCCTAGCCGGTCCCCTGATGAACTTCGTTCAGGCCGTCGTCTTCCTGGCCCTGATCAGCACCGCCACCATCCCCGTGGAGGTGGTGGGGCTGGAGCAGGGGGGCCCTGCGGCCCGGGCCGGGGTCCAGCCCGGCGACGTGATCGTGGCCATCGACGGGCGGGCGGTCGCCGAAACCGGCGACGTCAACCGGTGGGTCACCCAGAGCCAGGGGCGTCCCATCGAGGTGCGCCTCCTCCGGGACGGGGAACCCGTGGAGCTCTCCATCCGGCCCGAGGCGCAGCGCGACGGGATCACCCGCATCGGAGTCCAGATCGTCGGCGGAAGCGCCGGTGTGCCCTGGTGGCGAGCCCTTCCCGAGGGTGCGGCGCGCACCTGGGAGATGACCCGCGCGCTGGTCGTCGGCATCTGGTCCATGATCACCCACCGGGCGCCCGTGGACGTCGCGGGTCCGGTGGGAATCTTCCAGGTCGTGAGCCAGTCGGCCGAGCGCGGGTGGCTCTCGCTCCTGACGCTGGCCGCACTCCTCAACGTCAACCTGGGCCTGCTCAACCTGTTGCCCATCCCTGCCCTGGACGGCGGCTGGCTCCTCTTCCTGGGCCTGGAGGGCGTGCGCGGCAAGCCCCTGGCCCCCGAGCAACAGGGCTGGGTACAGGTGATCGGCTTCGCCTTCCTCATGGCGCTGATGCTCTTCGCCACCTACCAGGACATCCTGCGGCTCTTCCACCCCTTCGCGGAGTGAAGGGGTCGCGCCCTCACCGCGCCCGCGAGGGTTTCCAGCCTCCGGCCTCGAAGCTCTTGGGAGATCCTGGCGGCCACCCCGCGGGGCCGCCGCTGGAGCCCATGATTCGGAGGAAGAGCCCTCGTGTCTTCGCGTTACCTGATTCCGTCCCCCTCGGAACCGAGCCTCGCGCGCCTGTGGGAGCTGGCCGGGGTCCCGACCCCGGCTCCCGCGGAGCTGCTGCGCTGTCGCATCCTTCAGGTAGAGGTGGACCCCGGCGCCCGGTGGTGGCGTCTCTACCTGGAAGGAAGCCTGCCTGAGGTCCTCCTCCGCGAGGTGGAGACCCTTCTCTCCCGGGCGGTGGATGGCGTGGACCGGGTCTACCTGGACACCATGCCTGGCCCGGTGCTGACACCGGAAGCGGCGGGCCTGGAGGGCGCCCGCACGGAGCCGGACCCGCCCGCGGCGGGACCGCCCCAGGACGACGCGGCCTACGCCCGCTGGCTCCAGGAGAGCTTCCGCCCGCGTTGGGAGGAGAGCCTGCCGGCCGACGCCGCCGGCGCGGGGGGGAAGCCTCCGCGGGGCCGCAACGGGCACCCTCCGGGCGAATCGGGCGCGGCGTTCCGGTGGGGCAAGCCCATCCCGGCCGCTGCCGCCATTACCCCCATGAGCGCCCTGCAGGAGCCCGGGCCCGAGGTGGTGGTGCAGGGCGAGGTGATCGCCATCGAGAGCCGGCCCGTCCGGGCGTCGGGCGGCAACGGCCAGCGGGCGCCGCGCCCAGAGGGTAACGGGCTCGGGAACGGGCGGGAGGCGAAGCTGGTCCAGATCGACCTCACCGACCGCACCGACTCCATCCGGATCAAGCTCTTCGACCGGGGCCGGGAGCCGCACCGGGCCGACGTGGAGGAGGCGGTCCGCCCGGGTACGTGGCTGCGGGTGCGGGGCGTTCCGGCCCTCGATCGCTTCCGGGAGGAGCTGGTGCTGGAGGCCCGCGACGCCGAGGCGATCGAAGCGCCCCGGCGGGTCGACACCGCCCCCGAGAAGCGGGTGGAACTCCACCTCCACACCAAGATGAGCGCTCTCGACGGCCTCAGCCCCGTCGACCAGGTGATCGCGCAGGCGGCCGCGTGGGGCCACCCGGCCGTGGCCCTCACCGACCACGGTGTGGTCCAGGCCTTCCCGGACGCGTACCGGGCCGCCAAGAAGGCGGGCATCAAGGTGATCTTCGGGATGGAAGGGTACCTGTGCGACGACCCCTCGCCCCGCAGCCGCACCTACCACATCATCCTCCTGGCCCGCACCCAGCAGGGGCTGAGGAACCTCTACGAGCTGGTCTCCCTCTCCCACCTGCGCTACTTCTACCGGAAGCCTCGCGTCCCGCGCCAGGAGCTGATCCGGTTGCGGGAGGGGCTCATCGTCGGCTCCGCCTGCGAAGCGGGCGAGCTCTTCCGGGCGATGGTGAAGGGGGCGCCCGACGACGAGCTGCTCCGGATCGCTTCCTTCTATGACTACCTCGAGATCCAGCCCCTGGCCAACAACCGCTTCATGATCGACCAGGGCGTGGCCGGGAGCGAGGAGGACCTGAGGGCCTTCAACCGCCGCATCGTCTCCCTGGCCGATCGGCTGGACAAGCCGGTGGTGGCCACCGGCGACGTCCACTTCGTGGAGCCCGAGGATCAGATCTTCCGCCAGATCATCCAGGCGGGCCAAGGGTACGAGGACGTGGAGAACCCGGCCCCCCTCTACCTGCGCCCCACCCAGGAGATGCTGGAGGAGTTCGCCTACCTGGGCGAGGAGCGGGCGCGCGACGTGGTGGTCACCCAGCCCCGGCGCCTGGCCGAATCGGTGGAGGACCTGGTGCCGGTGCCCGACGGCCTCCACGCGCCCGAGCTGCCCAACGCCGCGGAGGAGATCACCCAGATGGCCCGGCGCCGGGCTGCCGAGCTCTACGGCGACCCTTTGCCCGAACGGGTGCAGAACCGGCTGGACCGGGAGCTGAACTCCATCGTGGGCAACGGCTTCGCCTCCCTCTACCTGGCGGCCCACCGGCTGGTGCGCCGCTCACTGGAGGACGGGTACCTGGTGGGCTCCCGGGGATCGGTGGGCTCGTCGCTGG comes from the Limnochorda pilosa genome and includes:
- a CDS encoding flagellar brake protein — translated: MDPLQAGLEVVIRREQRPGVYRARVEAYDERTIWISFPEHRGRVVVPDPGERLRVVVYRKTPPKGKFEAETEVLERKDPVAGRLALERPASWERHQLREFVRIPLMMRVQVERRTGDAWSKAVPVSAIDLSGGGLMLHVPAYETLRLGRGHWLRITLALPQGAIQVQGDVVRVIPAEDGSTRYAVRFQQISERDRDRIIGFVLQEEIRQRKLID
- the whiG gene encoding RNA polymerase sigma factor WhiG, whose product is MARQVEARAFGESELWQAFKQTRDPEVRERLILRYASLVKYVAGRIAIGLPRSVDFDDLLSYGIFGLIDAVEKFDPQREVKFETYAIARIRGAILDGLRSTDWIPRSVRQKARELEETVAALESRLGRAAGDAEIAAALHLSMDEYHQLLSDIQATTVLSLEEAWSQQGEEEGLRVRETVADPTSEDPEERIANREMKAELVEALDRLPERERLVITLYYYEGLTLKEIGRVLGVSESRISQIHTKAVVRLRAHLS
- the rpsB gene encoding 30S ribosomal protein S2, with translation MAVVSMKQLLESGVHFGHQTRRWNPKMKPFIFTERNGIYIIDLQKTVRMVEQAYAFVRDTVAQGGTVLFVGTKKQAAQTIKEEAERCGMFYVNQRWLGGTLTNYQTIRTRIERLHRLEEMEKDGTFSRLPKKEVLQLRKEKERLDRYLGGISQMWRVPEALFVVDPRKERIAVAEARKMHIPIVAIVDTNCDPDEIDYIIPGNDDAIRAVRLLTSRMADAVLEGSEGRQEVEAAPTPARTAAEVAAPDGEAGEDFVESEADTEEQVVEV
- the tsf gene encoding translation elongation factor Ts translates to MPEVTATLVKELRERTGAGMMDCKQALTQAGGNMEEATRILREKGLAQAAKRAGRVASEGLVDAYIHGDGRIGVLIEVNCETDFVAKTEAFRTLARDLAMQVAAARPDYVRREDVPAGVVERERDIYRAAARNEGKPEHVLDKIVSGRLEKFYQERCLLEQPFVKDPDRSVGQLVQEVAARLGENVTVRRFARFERGEGVSPAANGEA
- the pyrH gene encoding UMP kinase, which produces MEEPRYRRVVVKLSGEALAGEGTFGIEVATVNRLAEEVLSVVRMGVQVAAVVGGGNIWRGAAAGHAGLDRSTADYMGMLATVINALALQAALEARGAETRVQSAIEMRQIAEPYIRRRAVRHLEKGRVVILAAGTGNPFFSTDTAAALRAAELEADVILMAKRGVDGIYDADPRLEPSARKYEQIEYLDLLQQGLGVMDSTAASLCMENGIPIIVFDFAAPGALRRVCLGEKIGTLVGGGERHDRG
- the frr gene encoding ribosome recycling factor; amino-acid sequence: MTEAEILSTTEERMKGVIQSARRDFGAIRTGRASPTLLDRVQVEYYGTLTPLNQLATVSAPEPRQLLIQPWDKNVVKSVERAILQSDLGLTPSSDGNVLRITIPELTEDRRKELVRVVRKTAEEKRVAVRNLRREANERVRAAQKDGEMSEDEARRLEEKVQQLTDRYVAEVDALLEHKEHEILEV
- a CDS encoding isoprenyl transferase — its product is MSANGAPQRGLPRHVAIIMDGNGRWAQQRGLLREAGHERGTEALRRVVRACVERGIPYLTVYAFSTENWERPRREVAALMRLLDRVLVREVDELAARGVRVQVLGRRDGLSRALLHRIERACRRTEANGALVLSVAWNYGGRAEIVDAARALAREVAAGRLEPEAIDEALFAGRLYSAGIPDPDLVIRTGGEYRISNFLLWQVAYAELWVTPVLWPDFTEEHLDAALDAYRRRSRRFGRVLDVPPA
- a CDS encoding phosphatidate cytidylyltransferase; protein product: MRRPAAAGVPREAGGATLRARVVTGVLGAPVMLAALWGGGAFWLGLVAVVGLLGVPEVAHLYGRERWKAPPDVLALAVLLPIAFAYHAGGKLAWPGGPLVAALALPVVYALLRELFRAEPRLLTAAAVASVTVLYWGGLLAHLVLLRALPLGLAYGLVLVAGTWGADIAAYAVGRRWGRRPLAPRLSPGKTVEGTAAGQGVGFAAAAATGWLLGLGTTGSLIAGAAVVVSAALGDLVESGLKREAGVKDSGALLPGHGGVLDRFDSLLIAGTLLYYVALAQQGLL
- a CDS encoding AI-2E family transporter; its protein translation is MTRSKGWVVAAAGAGVGLLLFYLLLPHLGPLVLGLLLAVLIDRPVTALERRGLGRGVAALAVLAGSALGMAALVGWVGSALFGEVRELAGALPQLRAALERGGSGPAAVAGAWTEALPPLLQGLAQRALESAYGAAGQWVEAAVRALARAPSLVWPLAVATMVAYFASRDRRLLAGAVVAYTPPDLRRRAARLRSRLLLQVAAFLHAQLLLVTLSAILSSLALLALGSPYALSLGLLAGLLDLVPFLGPTAVFGVLAAVRALQGAPVGALAAAAAGLGVFAARQAAEPRVVAGRTQLHPLTVVLAVYLGSRLLGLMGFLLGPVLALAVKALLVEGRR
- the dxr gene encoding 1-deoxy-D-xylulose-5-phosphate reductoisomerase is translated as MSVKRVVLLGATGSIGRQVRAVVADHPGRLELVGMAAGRRVDDLVQAASEQAPGFGVRWLNVPSPEVRERLRRLLPASVAHGVEITVGEAGMVQMAQAAEVDIVVVAVVGFAGLAPTLAALRAGKTVALATKESLVAGGHLVREALQQGGGTLLPVDSEHSALWQLLEGERGRPERLYLTASGGPFRTAARAEMAQATVAQALQHPTWSMGPKITVDSATLMNKGFEVIEARWLFDVGWDRIEVVVHPESVVHALVAWSDGSLTAQLATPHMRLPVERALLFPETAHGSVPALDPARLGALHFEPADRERFPLLEAAYRAGRLGGTYPAVLNAADEVAVQAFLDGRLRLVEIETVVHQVLERHQGVQAPDLEQVRQADQWARQQAEGLCQALAERSGVR
- the rseP gene encoding RIP metalloprotease RseP, with amino-acid sequence MNSLVAFVLVFGTIVFFHELGHYGTAKLLGIGVHEFSVGFGPALVSRRWRGTRYSVRIVPLGGFCKLAGMEPVEDEQMGLQPQDPRHFGGRPLWQRTLVILAGPLMNFVQAVVFLALISTATIPVEVVGLEQGGPAARAGVQPGDVIVAIDGRAVAETGDVNRWVTQSQGRPIEVRLLRDGEPVELSIRPEAQRDGITRIGVQIVGGSAGVPWWRALPEGAARTWEMTRALVVGIWSMITHRAPVDVAGPVGIFQVVSQSAERGWLSLLTLAALLNVNLGLLNLLPIPALDGGWLLFLGLEGVRGKPLAPEQQGWVQVIGFAFLMALMLFATYQDILRLFHPFAE